The following coding sequences are from one Capsicum annuum cultivar UCD-10X-F1 chromosome 3, UCD10Xv1.1, whole genome shotgun sequence window:
- the LOC107864930 gene encoding proteinase inhibitor type-2, which produces MAVPKEVSFPACLLVLGMFVIANAVELGDDIKVCTMECGNFAYGICPRSEGSPICTNCCSGYKGCNYYSANGTFICEGRSDPRKTNICTQHCDPRVAYSKCPRSGRNTIIKHTGCTTCCTGYKGCYYFGHDGKFVCEGQSSEPRACTLECDPKVAYMTCPSSGSTKLTRICVNCCTARVQGCKLYGHDEFLLCTGDPRNYLSFTR; this is translated from the exons ATGGCAGTTCCCAAAGAAGTTAGTTTCCCTGCATGCCTACTTGTTCTtg GAATGTTTGTTATTGCAAATGCGGTGGAACTTGGTGATGATATAAAGGTTTGTACCATGGAATGTGGTAATTTTGCCTATGGAATATGTCCACGTTCAGAGGGAAGTCCCATATGCACCAACTGTTGCTCAGGCTACAAGGGTTGCAATTATTACAGTGCTAACGGAACTTTCATTTGTGAAGGAAGATCTGACCCCAGAAAAACAAATATTTGTACCCAACATTGTGATCCAAGAGTTGCCTATTCAAAGTGTCCTCGTTCGGGAAGAAACACGATAATTAAACACACGGGATGCACCACCTGTTGCACGGGCTACAAGGGTTGCTACTATTTTGGTCATGACGGTAAGTTTGTATGCGAAGGTCAAAGTAGTGAACCCAGGGCTTGCACCTTGGAATGTGACCCTAAAGTTGCTTACATGACATGTCCATCTTCTGGATCGACCAAGCTTACTCGAATTTGTGTCAATTGTTGTACTGCAAGAGTACAGGGTTGCAAACTCTATGGCCATGATGAATTTTTACTTTGCACTGGGGATCCTAGAAATTATTTATCATTCACACGATAG